CAGCTCCAACTCTTCGTTCGCTAAGCATCGCCGTCGAGAGCAAATGAAAAGTCACCTGGAAAAGTTGAATTATGGGAAAGAAAATCTTGTTCTAAAGGGAACAGGAAATCTGGCTCTTAGGCTTCACCGATTTGGAAGCcttaaattgaaaatgaaaaatcaacaaccaCCATCTTCTATCGTTCTTCGTACTTCTTTCTCTCAGCTTACTGACGATGCCAGTGCTGAATGGAGCTGACTCGAGCGTGCTTTTTCTATTCGCCTTTCTGCTTCTTTAGCCAACCCAAGCTACAAAGCTTCATATGTGCTCTGGCACGATTTGTAGTTGATGTTTTTTGCTCCTTTTCaatgttttctttccatttgccTTTTGCCTCCCTCTACTCCACTCGATTGCCAGCACCCCTGATCAGATTGTGCGATGCTGATGAGGTGGAAAATTCAATGGAAACTCACGGGCGTACGGGTGGTGCTTGCTTCCCTAGCGCTAGTGCTACCGTTTCGGCCGTTGTGTCGATCCAGGAAGAAAGTTCAAGCAAATAAGGGGGAAAAAGTGCGATAACCAAATATCTCGTCTCGTACGATCTCGAGTCGATACGGTAAGGTGTGCTTTTGAGATTTCGGTACTCGATAGGGGCAAGAAAAATGGAGTGCAAATGAATGTTCACCCGTCAGATAGTTCCACCCCGCGGGATCGTTTCAATGTCTGAACGAACGATTTAACCATTATGCAGCTCGATTGGCTTCACGGTGCACTTGGTGCGAGATTTTATCGTCTGCTGTCGCACAAACACTTGGGTAGAATTAGATTTAAAGTCACATACGTGCTAGTGATTCTAACAGGTTCGTTGTGATGGAGCAAAATCTATCCCAATCGAGCAAAACGACGTTGAGTTTGATTTCTAATTAACATTCAACTTGACAGACTATTGGTTCGGTCTTAAGATTGCTGCAAACGGAAGCTTTTGTCCATGCAAAACCAGCATTAGATGTGTGTATTATGAGGCTAATTATTACAATCATCCTTCCGTCCATCAATGACCGTCTTGTCGCATCGCGGAAGAACTCATTAATGCATTGATTGCCATGGCTACAAGAAACCAAACGTCCTGCTTTCATCCTGCTCCACAAACGCCCAGCTTATGATTTCATCAATTAGCTGCATTTGCTGCTACCATCGTCGTCAGGTCCGGTGGCCACCTTATTACCAGCCACCAGCCTACGATTATCTCATCACGATCGCTTTATTTACCTCTTATCACATTGAGCGTGAGCGCATCGTTGCTGCAGGAGGACGCATGACGCCTGGAATGAAGATAATTTGTAGTTTGTCATTAATTTGCTGCTAACACCAACCGCTCCGACCGGTGCAGAGGCGAacgcgcttttttgttttacaggaAAGCATACCAGACACACTGGAAAGTGTTTGATAACTATCGCTCAGGTTGACGGTGTTTGTCTTGGAAGTTATCGCCGCACGCTTCCGGACGCGTAGGGCAGCGTTTTCTCTTTCACCTTCACCGGGTAGGAACTGTAGGGACGCGTTCCTTACAGCCACCTGATCGATGCTAATCGCTCCGATTGAAACGAGGCGCTTGCGACGTGCGTGACGACATCTGCAGCCGAACCTTGCAGCTCAACCGGATGACCGATTCGTACGGGGACTAATGGCGGTTCAGGCCGCTTCAATCACTGTCCAATTACTGTCAACGGCCTAGCAGGAGGGCCGGACAACGGACGCAGTAAATGCCGAGAGCGAAAGTGCACCGTCGGACGATGATACACTGCACAGGAATGCTTCCCATCACTCTCACCAGTGCCGGGCCAGTGTGTCGCTGATAAAAACGTAATTCCTGAAGAGGAagcttcccattttttttttacacgatTCCTTCCCTGTTGTTGCGAACCGACCTGAAGCGTCCATTTACGGGTGCAAGCTTTATTACTTTAGCTGGAGCTGTTTGCAACCGATTCACGTCCACCGTGTACGATCGGTGGATTTTGATTGATTGGCCAAAAGGGAGAGAGGCGTCTCAGCATCTAGGCGTGCAGAGGGCAGAGACATTCGTTGTGATTCAACCGAACCGCATCGAATGCAAATCAAGCCAACGATCGAACCGTACCCGGTGGCTCGGGATAGAATTCGAAATTCagatttgttgtgtgtgtgtgtctgtttgctgttggtgatgggagctgctgcttttttattactattatgTGTGCACTTGCACATTTGCATTGTGGATAAAAATGCACACCGCACTCCGCAGACCAGACCCTCTGACAGTCGATAGGCGCCCTTGCCTACCATTTGCATCCCAACGGCGAGggagttttttgtgttttgcgctctctctccctctccgcTGTCGCTTCCGAACGTACGTGCTTCGGTCGGTGCGATAAATCGAACCGCGGGAAAAAGGATGCAGAAATTTCACATTCATTCCCCGCCGAACGTGCCTGTTGGTTGCAAAACTGTGGCGGCGAATGgcaaaaaaagcagcaaaattcCCAAACGTACTCCGCGGCAGCTGTGCTTTTATAGAgcgcgaaaaataaaatagtccCAACCTCTGGGCTGGAGCGAAATATTGTGCGAATTGTGCAGCCCGTGTTCATTATTAAAAACCACACTTTTTATCATTGAATAAACAACTGCCGGCGCCGTGGTAAACAGGTGCAGTTTTGTCGCTCTGTTAAGGGATGCTTGCGTACGCATCGATACGCCACGACGTTCCCAGATGCGTGCAGTGGGTACTTTTTGGTTCATTTATTTACCATATCGCTGTTTCTGCACTTCGTTAGCAAGTGCAGCGTTTTGCGTTATTAAATACGGGTTCGTTTCTTCGGTGAGTGATTTTGAATGATGCTGCCGAGGGCGGGATCGTTTTTACTGCTCGATGATGTTAGTTGCTTACCGGGCCGTAGCATTATTTTAAGCTCTCAACTCTTTAACACACATCAAACATCCGTCGATTTTAATCAACATTCCAGCGTAGTACACTACAGCAgtattatttataattattctCTTAGAAGCAATGTACGCAGAGTTTTATACAAAAGCGTTATTTTTACATCGCTTTTTAAATGCACGATAACTTCAAAAGCGTGTATTTTTGCAATAAATGTACGACCTCATGCTTTCTGCACTTATCTGCTGGTGTTACCTGTGAAGTTCCTCTTTTAGGCTCACTGCATAAAAAGTCCTCCAACGGAAACTCCCCGAGAAAAACAACCCAACTTTCCGGTAATAATGGTAATGACGATGCAAATTGGTGCATATTTGTTTGtcgttgctttttgtttgccttgTGTTGTATGCATGTTGTTCATCCCCAAACAAGTGAAAATTCATTGCGACATCATCAATCAATTTTTGAGTAAGTTTTTCCGGAACTGCCCACATCCACACACGCTCGCCGCCGTCTGCACGGTGATACGGGgtcattaattttattttatctcgAGCGCCAAACGCATGTGTCATCGATTGAGCATAATGTCGGgctgatacaaaaaaaaatcggaaaaTAATCGGCCAGTGGGAGtgggaaaattttaaaatgaggAAGGAAAAAACGCTCACAGGAAAAAACGGATACATTCACGAAATTGAGATGAATGGGGAGTGAATTGCAaaccaaataaataatcaattgTTTCCTTGCTTTTGTCGCTTTCGTGTTCCACTCTGCTGACCATCTGTTTGTTGTGACACAGTTTGGTTataaagtaaattaaaatgtttcaataCGCTGTACGGGCCCCCGTCGCTCGCAATTGTTCATTAATTTACTTTGAGCATAATGAATGTGCCACGTACGCCCAAAGGTGTTTTTATTGCTGTTTTGCATTTTACCTTTATACATGTCTAGAAAAGCCATTCTATTCACTAGCTTTTAATCTAGTTTCAACATATGCAGTCATACAATTACTTTTCTAGCAGCAATTGCCCCGAAGGGGCTTTTCATGACTCTCGCCACCGATTGAAGTAAAAGCAACCCGGAACCTTTCCCACTGTCTACAACAACGCTTGGCGCTCAGAATAGTTTTGCAAGAACCGAGCGTTTCAATCGCACGCCCGGCGCAAAACAAGCGCATGAACACGAGCGCGTACCCTTCCATTGTCATAAATCAACATTCCGGCAGCACGGGCACTACGATTAATGAGCAGCGGTGCGGTGCCAGTGGCAGTTGTTAACCTTCCATTTAATTCCCACCCCCCTCGCTCCTTGTTGCTCAGGACACACGGATAAGCGCTTTCTTTTCTGCTGATTACAGGTTCCGCCTTGATGAACATTGTCGGTGTGTACAAAGAGATCCAGGATCAGCACATGAACATCGTAAGTAGTGCCCCGTAGTTGCTAGTCGCAGAAAACGCTTAGATTAGATAGAAAGCTTCGTATGTTAACACctggtttttggtttttctctcgctcatcgcctccctccccccccccccaccctgaTGCAGTTGAAAGCGTTCTACGTCGATCTGCTGGTGCCGCTGGAAACGAACCTCGAGAAGGACACCAAGGTGGTGCAGTTCGAGCAGAAGAAGTTTCTGCAGCAGCACAAGATGCGCTCGGACAGCTACAGCAAGGCGGCCGCCACGATGAAGAAGTACCGCAAGAAGAACTCGAAAAACACGCCCAAGGAGGCGGAGAAGGAAATCAAGAGCATCCAGGCGTTCGAGGAGGAGAAGCACAAGCTGGACCAGTTCTGCGAGCAGAGCCTGAAGAACGCGATGACGCAGGAGCGGCGCCGGTACGGGTTCGTGCTGGAGCGCCAGTGCTCGCTCGCGAAGCACTGGATGGCGTACCACCACTCCGGCCACATGATCATCGAAAAGTCGCTCGACAACTGGAACGACGTGGCGGCGACGCGCGAATTTCTGCCCCCGAACGTGGAGAACATGTTCTCCGCCAAGCAGGCGCTGCGCGACGTggaggacgaggacgacgacgaccgggAGTCGATCGCGTCCCAGCTGCGCAAGACGCGCTCGATCGATGCGTCCTGCCTGGACATGCGCTCGCTGGCCGACGTCGCGAACAGCACGCTCCAGATGCCGCGGGCCAAGTCCGAGTTTAATCTGAACAACAACACCGGCACGCTGCTGAGTggacaccatcaccaccatcaccaccacaaccaccacgcgatgatgatgatgggtggCAGTGGCGGTGGCGGGGCTGGCAGTATGATCGGTGGAGCGACCAACGGCAAGCCGGACATTTCGCACTGGGAGCGGCCCACGGTGAAGGCGCTGTACGCGTACCTGTCGTCGGGCGAGAACCAGCTCAGCTTTCTCGAGGGCGATCGCATTGCGCTCGTGGGCGATCGGGCCAAGGGCTGGCAGTTTGGGGAGAATCTGCGCACGCAAAAGTTCGGCTGGTTCCCGATAGCCTACACCGAAACGGAGCGCGACGACAAGGAGAGGTAAGTGGGGGGGGTGCCGCCGGTCGGTCGATCGTGATAGGGTAGCGACGTGATACGTTTCCCTCTGTTTCTGCGTGTTTCAGCATCAGTGAGTGGGTGAAGGCGCCCGCGAGCGACATCGAGCTGGACCACACGCCCGACACGTCGCTCGAGAGTACGCTGGTGGACGACAGCCTGTCGAAGATGACCGGTTCGTACCACGGCGGCGAGGACGCATCGCCGACGCGCATGTTCGGCGACACGATCCAGTACCGGCAGTCGAAGCAGTTCCGCCGTCTGTCGCGCGGCGAGAAGCCGCCAAAGCCGGGCCCGCCGCCCCAGCTGCCGGCTCCCGTACCGACGCCGGTCGTGCCGAACAGTTACAGCGGTGGcggcagcaagcagcagcagcagcagcagcgtcacgATGGGGCGTCCGGCTCGGGGGGCATTCCCCAGTCGAACAGCTTCTCGTCGGCCGGAGCGCCACCGATGGCGTCGGACAAACGCAAATCGGGCTCGGCTACGATGAACTTCAGCAAGCCGGTAAGTACCATCAAAGGTAGAGAGAATGCTGACGAAAACATGATGCTAATGTTGTGTTCGCTTTCTTCCCATGTGCAGCCGGCAAGCAGCAATCCGAAACAAAAACGGGCGAGCAACGGTATGGCCAGTGCCTCGCTGCATAGCAGCAATGACAGCGGGTTCTCCAACGAGCCCCAACCGCAACCGGAAGCTGATCTGTACTCGGACGAGGAACCAGTGAACCGAGTGCCAATAAGGTAAGCTTTTTGGGAGGTTTGGTTTTGCTTGGCGGTTTGGCTCTTTCGGTGAAGGCATTTTGGGTGACAACTACTAACCAATTTAAGAGCTGTTTGATGATTGGAGTGTTGTGGGCTTTCTTGCACTAATAACTAACAATTCCTAGAGGTGGAGCGCTGACTAACAGCAAAAGGTGAAGGACATCGCTTATCGAAGCGGGTAGAATCGAAAAGAAAGACCAAAACCTCACACGCTACTATGCTCCGCAGATCGGCCCGCTCGGAGAAGAACCTGCTGAACGACCAGACGACGATGACACGCTCCGGCGGTCGTGACAGCAGCGTCCCTTCGCCGCGCTACCACGACGAGGACGATATCTACGGCACGATTGTGCCACCGCGGCCCCGCGGCCAGCAAAGCCAGATGATGATGCGCCAGGCGAACAGCTACGGCAACATTGCCGAAAGCAACTCGGGCACGCTCGAGTACGGCTATCGCACGCGCAACCGCGGGTCCGGCTCGGAGGGCCAGCCCAACCAGAGCGACTCGCAGAAGATCAAGCGCACCAAATCGTTCTGGAAGTTCTCCAAGTCCGAGGACCACATCCTGGAGGGGATGGCCATGTGGAAGCACAACGACATCATACCGACGGGGCGCGAGAAGCGCGAGATGGAGAAGAAGGAGGCCACGCTGAAGCGCAACATGCGCAAGAAGGAGCAGCTGgagaagcagaagcagaaggAAATGATCGCGGCCAAGGcggaggaggagcagcagcagcagcagcagcagcaacgacgCAAGGATAACTCCCGGAGCAACGCGAACGGTATGATGGACAACGAAAGCAACACCAGCACGCTGGTGCGCGGCAACAACCGTGAGTCGCGGGACCGCGATCGAGACCAGCGGGGCGAGCCAATGCGTGAGCGGCCGCACAGCATTGCGCTGATGTCGGAGCAGGAGAAGTTCCCCATCACCAAGTCGGACATTGACAAGCGCATCTCGAAGATTGACCAGGAgttccaccagcagcagaagaaggcCAGCCGCGGCGGACAGGAGGAGGATCGTGGAGGTCGTTCCGGTCGCGATCGCGGCGAGGGAGGAGATCGCAAGCAGTCCAAGGGTGGCAAAAAcgacaccaacaacaacaacaactcgcGCCACAGCTACGCCGGCGAACATTTGCACCACCAGGAGCAGGAGCTGTACGGGGAGGCACCGATGGGCGGCGGGAAGCACGGTGGCAAGCAGGACAAGTATCGCACGACGGAGCGCGAAACGAGCAAGAACCGCAACAACGATGCGCTGAACAAGTACTACCAGGACCAGACGTTCGACGACTTTTCGATCATACCGGCCGACTCGATCATGATGCAGGACACGAGCTtctacgacgacgacggcatgATGGACGACATGATGCTGATGAAGACGGTGCGCCGGAAGGAGATCCTGAAGCAGTACTACTCCAGCGGCACCGACACGGAGCGCAACTCGTCCAGCTCGGACCCGTACGACTGCATCGTGGTGGACGACCATCTGGTGGCGAAGGGGCGCGATCGGAAGTCGAACGGTGGCCAGGACGGCACGATGATGCGCATGACGAACGATCGGCGGGGCGACAAGAAGGATCGCGGCATGCCCGACGACAAGATGGCATTCTCCACGTTCCGGGGCGGTGTTTCGGGCGGCAATGGAGGCCGCGGGCAGAtggacgatgatgacgatgacacGATGATGGCATCGATGACACTGGACGACGAGCTGATGGaggaagagcagcagcaacatcatcatcagcaacagcagcagcagcaacagtcccGCCAGCAACAGACCCGCGATCGCCGTTCCAAAAGCTCCAAGGGCAATCTGGCCGAGTCGAAGTACGAATCGGAGCACGAGGCGCGCATCAGCGCCAAAATGCAAAGCAacggtcagcagcagcagcagcagcagcagcagcaacagaagcGCAAGTCCACCAAATCGATCGCCTCGGACGGGAAGGCGTACGGGCCGTGGTATGATCTGTGGGGCGCCGATAGCTCGGTCCACAACCAGAAGCTGTAGAATCCATCGTGCACCGTATGCGTATTCCGTATGGTGAATCGATCTTTAACGTCGGTGTAAAGATCGCATTTCAGCCgaaaagcacaaacacacacacgtacacacaatGCAACAGTTTAATCAGCAGTCCCAATCATAACGTCACCAAATCAGCATACAAGCCCTAAAGTAATATTCGATAGCACATACAGGACAACCAGGACGCCATGACCTTCAAGTGAATCTTTTTCGGCAAATGACTACTAAAAATTGATACAAATCGGACGCCCCAATGGTCGATCGGTTTGGACAGGACAGTGACAGGACGGATATGCGCCGACATGATTACCACCATGCAACCATTCCCAAATGTATGCAGCCGGCAGTGGCgctgcaatgtttttttttattagtctTATTAGTCGATTATTTAAATCGTTCGTTTTACCCTCACCTCAGCCGCCGTCGAGCGTGCGTACAGTAGCGTGGTAAGCATGTTTTTAGGGTTACGATAGCACGTAAGAGAGTAGACCGTATGCGGATGCTTTACCCTTTTGGTACCCAGATCCAGATGCAAAGGTTTCAAACGCGTAGCAGGATTAGAATCGGCCGCTGGCGCTGTTTAATGTTTACGTTGACCGTTCAGaatcgtttcgttttgttttccactgTTCCCTTTACGTTTGCATATTataatgaaattttatttctgGTTGTGGGATGTATTCTCCAAATGTTAATCGCGgtattagttttgtttttaaatggaGAGCAGCAGTATTTCGGCAGTAATTTACAGGTTGTCGATGTTGTAAAATGATGTTAACTGCCCCGTCATAGTCAGTATTGTTTActtgatgtgtttttttctcttccatcTATTATCCACTTCCGTCCCTTTCGACCTGTTTTGTGTAAGAGGAAGCGTTAGGATTTCTGCTCAAACATTCGATGTTGATGTTGGACCTAGTGAAACCATTCCTGCGAGTTATAAATAGAGTAAGCTTTGTACTTTTTGTACCGCCAGACAGACGTTAATGTGCCAATAGTGAGCGAAATGGTCGCTGGAGAGTTGAGTTCGAACGATGCACTTGGGCGGAGTGCAACAAAGGAAGGGACAATAATATTCAACCATTACTCTTAGGGCTAGTGTAACAAGATAGTCAACCATTTCGTAATcgaatgaatgtttaatttaaaaaaccaCTTCCGGAATATTCTGGTTCGCATCTTGTTCGCGAGCTTGAACATTGCGCACAGCGCGAGCTACGGTCTTCGGATGGCTTTTTGAAACGTTTTGTGTTTATGATTGTATTATCTATTATTGTCAATAAAATCATATTAGTTAACAACGatcagatttttttctttaattgcAACCGAAATCAGCAAAAAGTAATCGCCTGCTCGCGCCTCTTCGTAGCGCCTAACAGGTATGCAAGTTGTGTTGTAccatttgcatacatttaggcgcttgtCTTCATTTCCATGTGCCATGTGATTCCTGCACGTTCTTCAGGTATCGGTGGATTTCGAAGCTACTTtgctgtttatttgtttaaaaaacaacacaaaatgaaATCTCTGCCACATCTGCAGCACATTTGCCTCTCCACATCCCTTTCTTATCGTTGTTAAAATGTTGTGACCACGCTTTCAAACAAGCCTGCAGTGCAAACATTGTTCCGTTGGCTGATAAAAGTGCTCGAGAATTCTTGGAAACataacaaaagcaaaagcaaggaCCTGCTATAGGTAATGCGATAACAGCTCATGGATGATTCCTGAAGCAATCCAGAATTTGTTTGACCAACCCATTTCGGGAGCTCAAACAAACCTGATTCAATATTGGCACCCGTACGGCAAACATCACCGCTATTTATCATGGCTAAACAAACGTCACGTTCTGACAGCAATTATCCCTTGATCGTCGAAACGTTTTCTTACTTTAAATTGGTCTCAGTAATTCTATGAaaagagtaaaacaaaacctagTTCCTTTTGTATGCCTTCACCGAATAGCACAAACATTTGCATCTTTCAGCTGAGAGCACACGAAAACGCTAATATTTcattcttctcttttccatTGACTTCTGTTTGTGCTCGTTGTGTCATCGGATGTCCTGCGGCGTGTTCTGTCATCGCCCACGCGCCACCCACAGAGCTTCCCAGTTTGCGACGGTCAAACTGCGCACGACCAAGACAAACGACCGCTCGGCACCGATTATAAGATAATTAAAAGCAATCGGAGAGCTACCCTCTCCGGAGCCCATCGCCATCATCCGCCCGTCCAGCCGGGGTCCGCCGGCATCGTCCGGATCCGGGACACCCGGCACGCTTCCAAGCCATCCCCAACCGTCCGGCTGCCATCCGCTGGACCATCATCATGCGCTTCCCGTCGGGGTGGAGATGCAGCGTCAGGATTTGCCCGGCTCATCCGTCCCGCTGCCGTCGGTGTCCGATGGAAGTGAACCAGATCTCCCGGTCGTCGAAGGAAAGCTGACGCTGGCAGTCCCACCCTCATCCTTGCTACCGTCCGACGAAGGGATGCAGCATTAAATGCACCGATGCACATCCAATCTCGGAAGCCCTCTGCGTTACTACGAACCATTGAGCACAGCGATTGGTGTGGCGACCCTTTCGTCTCCGTTGCGCTTTTCGTAGTCTCGGCAGGGAAAGGCAGCACGGGTCCTTTTTCCCAACATTCCATTCCTTCCTTCCATTCCGTAACACTTGCACTTCGATTCTTAGCTCCGTCCATCCGGCGGGAACTATCCTTCGAGTCCTTGGCATACCAACAACAAAGGGCCTACGCAGGAAGAATGCAGGAATGTCCACCTCCCGAACCCGTCCAGGAGATGGCAAAAAACACGCAGGACGCTCTACTGGAAATGGGGAGGAATTTAATTGGAACGCTTGTACCACTTCCAGTAGTCGTCATCCGAACGCGACCGGACGGCAGCGGGATGATTGACTTTCGGGCCAATTAACTGACGGGAGCGGAGCGACGTAATTAAATCGAACCGTGCTGCTCATTCGCATCGATTTGGGAACGATTAACCTGGCCTACATTCGAATCGACGACGGGCGAAAAATACATCAATGAAACAACGACGTGTTATTATGCTGTCGAAATATGGAGGGGAACCGACGAGAAAGGTTAGGTTTAAGCAAACATCAAAACGAAAAGCATCGACACCAGACATGGGGGGGAGGATAATAATGCGATGACGAGGAACGTACTACGTCAAGACAAGACAGAACTTATgagaataatatttttaaaactccAATTTCTACCCCGCTCTGTATACTTCTTCTCTCCAACCACAATTGTAGGTTGTTATGTAGAGcctggatttttttttattgtttatttaaaaacagGAAGACAAAAAGTTAGGACGCTAAGGTGTGATAAGTGTACGTTGTGCTGGTATTAATCACCGTTTTTACTTGAAGATGAGTCACATGTTTGCAGTGTGCCACTGGAATCAAATAATCAAACTGATTGAAAACGTATGTTAAcaaataaaatcgaaaaaaaaaaatagctcgAAATGTGTGGTTGTTTGGTTATCACAATCGATCACGACCTGTTGAGTTCAACAGGTCAACGGAAAAGGTGTGAAGGTAAGTGGTGTAATAATGAATTAACACTAAGAGGGAATATGCAGAGTAcgattaaaacaatattttacacTCCATACTCCACACTGAATGTCGGTCATCGCCCTTGGCATGAGTCACAGATACACGCAGCCACTAAAGAGACTATCGAGGCGAATATCAAAAACACCGCGGGAGCCAAAGCTATCAATCGATTGCCTCTTGAAGATCTGGAACagaaattcaaacaaagaTAACAGTCTGAAAAAAGACAATTTTTCAATAATCATTACATCTTTGTGCTGTGAAGTGGATTTAAGCCCTTATTATTCTCTCCCAATCCCACATCGCACACCTCCGATGACTGGCAGAAAGGGGTTTGGAAAACAAAATACCTTTAAACAACATGCACGGCTGCATTTAACACAACACAATTTCTCACCAATTAATACGGAAGGGATGCCAATGGAACCAACCAACGTTTGGTCCGCCTAAAGCTCTTCCGTTCCCaaatttcgaagccgattAGCTCGCATTAAAGTTTAACCCTTAAAGGTCATAGCTACCGCGACCGCTTCTCGCTCGATTGCCCGCGTGGATCACAATTAGCGCTTTAGCGGGCTTAACGCGTACACTCCCGGGCTTTCACAGATCCTGGCCGGGCGGTACGGCACCGACCGACGCACTCGGATATGCATCCGATGGTCCCGGCTCCCTTTTTTCCCAAGCGTTTGAATCCCATCCCAACAACAAACGCGCCTGTATTATCCGC
This is a stretch of genomic DNA from Anopheles merus strain MAF chromosome 2R, AmerM5.1, whole genome shotgun sequence. It encodes these proteins:
- the LOC121587618 gene encoding protein piccolo is translated as METEEIIKLVDGIYKNILEKFNPGARQLISAGKAYLKALHGASTASNVFNEALAKIAVNAQQGGTIDIGSALMNIVGVYKEIQDQHMNILKAFYVDLLVPLETNLEKDTKVVQFEQKKFLQQHKMRSDSYSKAAATMKKYRKKNSKNTPKEAEKEIKSIQAFEEEKHKLDQFCEQSLKNAMTQERRRYGFVLERQCSLAKHWMAYHHSGHMIIEKSLDNWNDVAATREFLPPNVENMFSAKQALRDVEDEDDDDRESIASQLRKTRSIDASCLDMRSLADVANSTLQMPRAKSEFNLNNNTGTLLSGHHHHHHHHNHHAMMMMGGSGGGGAGSMIGGATNGKPDISHWERPTVKALYAYLSSGENQLSFLEGDRIALVGDRAKGWQFGENLRTQKFGWFPIAYTETERDDKESISEWVKAPASDIELDHTPDTSLESTLVDDSLSKMTGSYHGGEDASPTRMFGDTIQYRQSKQFRRLSRGEKPPKPGPPPQLPAPVPTPVVPNSYSGGGSKQQQQQQRHDGASGSGGIPQSNSFSSAGAPPMASDKRKSGSATMNFSKPPASSNPKQKRASNGMASASLHSSNDSGFSNEPQPQPEADLYSDEEPVNRVPIRSARSEKNLLNDQTTMTRSGGRDSSVPSPRYHDEDDIYGTIVPPRPRGQQSQMMMRQANSYGNIAESNSGTLEYGYRTRNRGSGSEGQPNQSDSQKIKRTKSFWKFSKSEDHILEGMAMWKHNDIIPTGREKREMEKKEATLKRNMRKKEQLEKQKQKEMIAAKAEEEQQQQQQQQRRKDNSRSNANGMMDNESNTSTLVRGNNRESRDRDRDQRGEPMRERPHSIALMSEQEKFPITKSDIDKRISKIDQEFHQQQKKASRGGQEEDRGGRSGRDRGEGGDRKQSKGGKNDTNNNNNSRHSYAGEHLHHQEQELYGEAPMGGGKHGGKQDKYRTTERETSKNRNNDALNKYYQDQTFDDFSIIPADSIMMQDTSFYDDDGMMDDMMLMKTVRRKEILKQYYSSGTDTERNSSSSDPYDCIVVDDHLVAKGRDRKSNGGQDGTMMRMTNDRRGDKKDRGMPDDKMAFSTFRGGVSGGNGGRGQMDDDDDDTMMASMTLDDELMEEEQQQHHHQQQQQQQQSRQQQTRDRRSKSSKGNLAESKYESEHEARISAKMQSNGQQQQQQQQQQQKRKSTKSIASDGKAYGPWYDLWGADSSVHNQKL